One segment of Streptomyces bathyalis DNA contains the following:
- a CDS encoding GNAT family N-acetyltransferase: protein MQHSAGGPSPQDPREPLIGPLDLEENVDDALAVQAVAFGLSDDEIAVRRHIVLRHLKSPGARALGARTPEGRLIGFVYGMPNDRTQWWSTVVAGYLRAAGCEDWLDDSFVITELHVLPLHQRRGIGRRLITMLTETAEEPRSLLSAIDTDSPARHLYHRLGYRDLARNVHFPSAPSPYAVMGAWLPLRRS, encoded by the coding sequence ATGCAGCATTCTGCCGGGGGACCATCACCCCAGGACCCCCGCGAGCCCCTCATCGGACCGCTCGACCTGGAAGAGAACGTCGACGACGCGCTGGCCGTGCAGGCCGTCGCCTTCGGTCTGAGCGACGACGAGATCGCCGTGCGGCGCCACATCGTGCTGCGCCATCTGAAGTCCCCCGGAGCGCGGGCGCTCGGCGCGCGCACACCGGAGGGCCGGCTGATCGGCTTCGTCTACGGAATGCCCAACGACCGCACGCAGTGGTGGTCCACCGTCGTTGCTGGCTATCTGCGCGCGGCCGGCTGCGAGGACTGGCTGGACGACTCGTTCGTCATCACCGAACTCCACGTCCTGCCCCTCCACCAGCGCCGCGGCATCGGCCGGCGCCTGATCACCATGCTCACCGAGACCGCCGAGGAGCCCCGGAGCCTGCTGTCCGCGATCGACACCGACAGCCCCGCCCGGCACCTCTACCACCGGCTCGGCTACCGGGACCTCGCCCGCAACGTGCACTTTCCGAGCGCGCCCAGCCCGTACGCGGTGATGGGGGCGTGGCTGCCGCTGAGGCGTTCCTGA
- a CDS encoding GNAT family N-acetyltransferase, whose product MLTTTSTRVVDPAELDDALAVLRREPVNNAFIASRVHAAGLDALRLGGEMWGWYQRGRLKSLCYAGANLVPLCAGPEAVRAFAERARRQGRRCSSIVGPAEATAALWSYLEPHWGPAREVRRRQPLMITEELPRDVRPDPLVRRIRKDEMELVLPACVEMFTEEVGVSPLAGDGGLVYQSRVAELVGSGRSFARVENGRIVFKAEIGAATPHACQIQGVWVTPERRGEGLSVHGMAAVLRYALNEVAPLASLYVNDYNLAARAAYRRVGFREVGAFMSVLF is encoded by the coding sequence TTGTTGACCACCACCTCCACAAGGGTTGTCGACCCGGCCGAACTCGACGACGCGCTCGCCGTGCTGCGCCGCGAGCCCGTCAACAACGCCTTCATCGCCTCCCGCGTGCACGCCGCCGGGCTCGACGCGCTTCGCCTCGGCGGCGAGATGTGGGGCTGGTACCAGCGGGGGAGACTCAAGTCCCTCTGCTACGCGGGAGCCAACCTCGTACCGCTGTGCGCGGGGCCGGAAGCCGTACGCGCCTTCGCCGAAAGGGCACGCCGCCAGGGGCGCCGCTGCTCCTCGATCGTCGGCCCGGCCGAGGCGACCGCCGCCCTGTGGTCCTACCTCGAACCGCACTGGGGCCCCGCCCGCGAGGTACGCCGCCGCCAGCCGCTCATGATCACCGAAGAGCTCCCACGGGACGTGCGGCCCGATCCGCTGGTCCGCCGCATCCGCAAGGACGAGATGGAGCTCGTGCTGCCCGCCTGCGTGGAGATGTTCACCGAGGAGGTCGGTGTCTCTCCGCTCGCCGGCGACGGCGGCCTGGTGTACCAGTCCAGGGTCGCCGAACTCGTCGGCTCCGGCCGCTCGTTCGCCCGCGTCGAGAACGGCCGGATCGTCTTCAAGGCCGAGATCGGGGCGGCCACGCCGCACGCCTGCCAGATCCAGGGCGTCTGGGTCACGCCCGAGCGGCGCGGCGAGGGTCTGTCCGTGCACGGCATGGCCGCGGTGCTGCGTTACGCGCTGAACGAGGTCGCGCCCCTGGCGAGCCTCTACGTCAACGACTACAATCTCGCGGCCCGTGCCGCGTACAGACGCGTGGGCTTCCGCGAGGTCGGGGCGTTCATGAGCGTGCTCTTCTGA
- the ispG gene encoding flavodoxin-dependent (E)-4-hydroxy-3-methylbut-2-enyl-diphosphate synthase: MTATAISLGMPDVPTKLTDRRKSRKIHVGPVAVGGDAPVSVQSMTTTRTSDIGSTLQQIAELTASGCQIVRVACPTQDDADALATIASKSQIPVIADIHFQPKYVFAAIDAGCAAVRVNPGNIKQFDDKVKEIARAASAAGTPIRIGVNAGSLDKRLLQKYGKATPEALVESALWECSLFEEHGFRDIKISVKHNDPVVMINAYRQLAAQCDYPLHLGVTEAGPAFQGTIKSSVAFGALLAEGIGDTIRVSLSAPPAEECKVGISILESLGLRQRRLEIVSCPSCGRAQVDVYKLADEVTAGLEGMEVPLRVAVMGCVVNGPGEAREADLGVASGNGKGQIFVKGEVIKTVPESKIVETLIDEAMKIAEKMEKDGVASGEPQVAVSG; this comes from the coding sequence ATGACAGCGACAGCGATTTCGCTCGGAATGCCGGACGTACCGACCAAGCTCACCGACCGCCGCAAGAGCCGGAAGATCCATGTCGGTCCGGTGGCCGTCGGCGGTGACGCACCGGTGTCCGTGCAGTCGATGACCACGACCCGTACGTCCGACATCGGCTCGACACTTCAGCAGATCGCCGAGCTGACCGCGTCCGGCTGCCAGATCGTACGGGTGGCCTGCCCCACGCAGGACGACGCCGACGCGCTCGCCACCATCGCGAGCAAGTCGCAGATCCCCGTCATCGCCGACATCCACTTCCAGCCGAAGTACGTCTTCGCCGCGATCGACGCGGGCTGCGCCGCCGTCCGCGTGAACCCGGGCAACATCAAGCAGTTCGACGACAAGGTCAAGGAGATCGCGCGGGCGGCCTCCGCCGCGGGGACGCCCATCCGCATCGGCGTCAACGCCGGCTCCCTCGACAAGCGGCTGCTGCAGAAGTACGGGAAGGCCACCCCCGAGGCGCTCGTCGAGTCGGCGCTGTGGGAGTGCTCCCTCTTCGAGGAGCACGGCTTCCGCGACATCAAGATCTCGGTCAAGCACAACGACCCGGTCGTGATGATCAACGCCTACCGGCAGCTCGCCGCGCAGTGCGACTACCCGCTGCACCTCGGCGTCACCGAGGCCGGTCCCGCCTTCCAGGGCACCATCAAGTCCTCCGTCGCCTTCGGAGCCCTGCTGGCCGAGGGCATCGGCGACACGATCCGCGTCTCGCTGTCCGCGCCGCCCGCCGAGGAGTGCAAGGTCGGCATCTCGATCCTGGAATCGCTCGGCCTGCGCCAGCGCCGCCTCGAGATCGTCTCCTGCCCCTCCTGCGGACGTGCGCAGGTCGACGTCTACAAGCTCGCCGACGAGGTCACCGCGGGCCTGGAGGGCATGGAGGTGCCGCTGCGCGTCGCCGTCATGGGATGCGTCGTCAACGGCCCCGGCGAGGCCCGCGAGGCGGACCTCGGCGTCGCGTCGGGCAATGGCAAGGGACAGATCTTCGTCAAGGGCGAGGTCATCAAGACCGTCCCCGAATCGAAGATCGTCGAGACCCTCATCGACGAGGCGATGAAGATCGCCGAGAAGATGGAGAAGGACGGCGTCGCCTCGGGCGAGCCGCAGGTCGCCGTCAGCGGCTGA
- a CDS encoding M50 family metallopeptidase, translating into MTTLMTILGIVVFVLGLLFSIAWHELGHFSTAKMFGVRVPQFMVGFGPTIFSRHKGETEYGLKAVPLGGYIRMIGMFPPGEDGSLRKRSTSPFRGMIEDARAAAYEELQPGDEKRLLYTRAPWKRVIVMFAGPFMNLILAVVIFMTVLMSFGITTQTTTVSSVSKCVIPASSKSDKCPAGAKDSPAKAAGMLPGDKIVAFDGKRVTEWGTLQQQIRDTTGPATITVTRDGDRKTLQADLISNKVAKSDGRGGYVEGEYVTAGFLGFTPASGVVPQTFPQSVDRMSDMMASGVQALIALPSKVPELWDAAFGGAERKQDSPMGVVGAARVGGEVFSLDIPPTQRVATMLFLVAGFNLSLFLFNMLPLLPLDGGHIAGAVWESVRRAFAKVFRRPDPGPFDVAKLMPVAYVVAGIFICFTLLVLVADVVNPVRLAG; encoded by the coding sequence ATGACGACCCTCATGACGATTCTCGGCATAGTCGTGTTCGTCCTCGGTCTGCTCTTCTCCATCGCCTGGCACGAGTTGGGGCACTTCTCGACAGCGAAGATGTTCGGCGTCCGTGTGCCGCAGTTCATGGTGGGCTTCGGCCCGACGATCTTCTCCAGGCACAAGGGCGAGACCGAGTACGGCCTGAAGGCTGTGCCCCTCGGCGGTTACATCCGCATGATCGGTATGTTCCCGCCGGGCGAGGACGGCTCGCTGCGCAAGCGGTCGACCTCTCCGTTCCGCGGGATGATCGAGGACGCACGCGCCGCCGCCTACGAGGAGTTGCAGCCGGGCGACGAGAAGCGGTTGCTCTACACCAGGGCACCCTGGAAGCGCGTCATCGTGATGTTCGCCGGGCCGTTCATGAATCTGATCCTGGCGGTCGTGATCTTCATGACGGTGCTGATGTCCTTCGGCATCACCACGCAGACCACCACCGTCTCCTCCGTGTCCAAGTGCGTCATCCCGGCGTCGTCGAAGTCCGACAAGTGCCCGGCGGGTGCGAAGGACTCGCCGGCCAAGGCGGCCGGCATGCTGCCGGGCGACAAGATCGTGGCCTTCGACGGCAAGCGCGTCACCGAGTGGGGCACCCTCCAGCAGCAGATCCGGGACACCACGGGGCCCGCCACCATCACCGTCACCCGCGACGGCGACCGCAAGACCCTCCAGGCGGATCTGATCTCGAACAAGGTCGCCAAGTCCGACGGCCGCGGCGGCTACGTCGAGGGCGAGTACGTGACGGCCGGATTCCTCGGCTTCACCCCGGCCAGCGGCGTGGTCCCGCAGACATTCCCGCAGTCCGTCGACCGGATGAGCGACATGATGGCCTCCGGTGTGCAGGCGCTGATCGCGCTCCCGTCGAAGGTCCCCGAGCTGTGGGACGCGGCGTTCGGCGGCGCCGAGCGCAAGCAGGACTCCCCGATGGGCGTCGTGGGCGCGGCCCGCGTCGGCGGCGAGGTCTTCTCGCTCGACATCCCGCCCACCCAGCGAGTGGCGACGATGCTGTTCCTGGTCGCGGGCTTCAACCTGTCCCTCTTCCTCTTCAACATGCTGCCGCTGCTGCCGCTGGACGGCGGCCACATCGCGGGAGCCGTGTGGGAGTCGGTCCGGCGGGCCTTCGCCAAGGTCTTCCGGCGACCCGACCCCGGGCCGTTCGACGTGGCGAAGCTGATGCCCGTCGCGTACGTGGTCGCGGGGATCTTCATCTGCTTCACACTGCTGGTGCTGGTGGCCGACGTGGTCAACCCGGTGAGACTCGCGGGATAG
- the dxr gene encoding 1-deoxy-D-xylulose-5-phosphate reductoisomerase: MTQSLADPHLRPSAPSAVPEGPRDIVILGSTGSIGTQAVDVVLSNPGRFRVTGLSAAGGRLELLAGQAHRLQVRTVAVAREDKAVQLREALRAEYGPGNAIPEVLAGPDAATELAGSECHTVLNGITGSIGLAPTLAALEAGRMLALANKESLIVGGPLVRALAAPGQIVPVDSEHSAVFQALMSGTHSEVRKLLITASGGPFRGRTKAELADVTPKEALAHPTWEMGPVITVNSATLVNKGLEVIEAHLLYDLPFDRIEVVVHPQSAVHSMVEFNDGSTLAQCGPPDMRLPIALGIGWPERVPDAGPVFDWSRAMAWNFFPLDAEAFPAVPLAFQVGRYGGTAPAVYNAANEECVDAFLSGRLPFPGIVDTVAAVVEEHGTPAEAALTLDDVLDAETWARERARELATAAAEARA; this comes from the coding sequence ATGACCCAATCCCTCGCCGACCCGCACCTGCGGCCCTCCGCGCCGTCGGCCGTGCCGGAAGGCCCGCGCGACATCGTGATCCTCGGATCGACCGGCTCCATCGGCACCCAGGCGGTCGATGTCGTCCTGAGCAATCCCGGCCGGTTCCGGGTCACCGGACTCTCTGCCGCCGGGGGCCGCCTGGAGCTGCTGGCCGGGCAGGCGCACCGGCTCCAGGTGCGGACCGTCGCCGTCGCCCGTGAGGACAAGGCCGTCCAGCTGAGGGAGGCGCTGCGCGCCGAGTACGGGCCGGGGAACGCGATTCCCGAGGTGCTCGCCGGGCCGGACGCGGCGACCGAGCTGGCGGGGAGCGAGTGCCACACGGTGCTCAACGGCATCACCGGCTCCATCGGGCTGGCGCCCACTCTCGCCGCTCTCGAGGCGGGCCGGATGCTGGCCCTGGCCAACAAGGAGTCGCTGATCGTCGGCGGCCCCCTGGTGAGGGCACTCGCGGCACCCGGCCAGATCGTGCCCGTCGACTCCGAGCACTCCGCGGTCTTCCAGGCCCTGATGAGCGGCACCCACTCGGAGGTGCGCAAGCTGCTGATCACCGCCTCCGGCGGGCCCTTCCGCGGACGTACGAAGGCCGAACTCGCGGACGTCACGCCCAAGGAGGCGCTCGCGCACCCCACCTGGGAAATGGGCCCGGTGATCACCGTCAACTCGGCGACCCTCGTCAACAAAGGGCTGGAGGTGATCGAGGCCCACCTCCTCTACGACCTCCCGTTCGACCGGATCGAGGTCGTCGTGCACCCCCAGTCCGCCGTGCACTCCATGGTCGAGTTCAACGACGGCTCGACCCTCGCCCAGTGCGGGCCGCCGGACATGCGGCTTCCCATCGCGCTCGGCATCGGATGGCCCGAGAGGGTTCCGGACGCGGGGCCCGTCTTCGACTGGTCGCGCGCGATGGCGTGGAACTTCTTCCCGCTGGACGCCGAGGCCTTCCCGGCCGTGCCGCTCGCCTTCCAGGTCGGCAGGTACGGGGGAACCGCGCCGGCCGTCTACAACGCCGCGAACGAGGAGTGCGTTGATGCGTTCTTGAGCGGAAGGCTGCCGTTCCCCGGCATCGTGGATACGGTTGCCGCTGTGGTCGAGGAGCACGGGACGCCTGCCGAGGCGGCGCTGACGCTCGACGATGTCCTCGACGCGGAGACGTGGGCGCGCGAACGCGCCCGTGAACTGGCGACGGCAGCAGCGGAGGCCCGCGCATGA
- a CDS encoding acyl-CoA dehydrogenase family protein, translating to MTVSEREAREVAEAAREQDWRKPSFAKEMFLGRFRLDLIHPHPEPPAEDVRRGEEFLAKLRDFCETTVDGARIERDDRIPDEVVAGLKDLGALGMKVGPEYGGLGLTQVYYNKALAMVSSASPAVGALLSAHQSIGVPQPLKMFGTQEQKDKFLPRCARTDISAFLLTEPDVGSDPARLATTAVPDGDDYVLDGVKLWTTNGVVADLLVVMARVPKSEGHRGGITAFVVEGESEGVTVENRNTFMGLRGLENGVTRLHQVRVPAANRIGKEGEGLKIALTTLNTGRLSLPATCVGAGKWCLRVAREWGEARVQWGRPVAKHEAVGSKMSFIAATTFALEAVLDLSSQMADEERNDIRIEAALAKLFGSEMAWTMADELVQIRGGRGFETAESLAARGERGVPAEQLLRDLRINRIFEGSTEIMHLLIAREAVDAHLSVAGDLIDPDKTLSDKGRAAMAAGGFYARWLPKLVAGPGQLPGAFSDFGELAGHLRYVERTSRKLARSTFYAMSRWQGRMETKQGFLGRIVDIGAELFAMSAACVRAEKLRRDALSSGPDGKAPYQLADAFCRQSRIRVEELFGRLWHNTDDLDRKVVTGILDGAYTWLEEGVIDPSSDGPWIAAAVPGPSKKKDVHRRIG from the coding sequence ATGACTGTCTCCGAGCGCGAAGCCCGAGAAGTAGCCGAGGCCGCACGCGAACAGGACTGGCGCAAGCCCAGCTTCGCCAAGGAAATGTTCCTGGGCCGCTTCCGGCTGGACCTGATCCACCCCCATCCGGAGCCCCCCGCCGAGGACGTGCGCCGCGGCGAGGAATTCCTGGCGAAGCTGCGCGACTTCTGCGAGACGACGGTCGACGGCGCGCGGATCGAGCGCGACGACCGCATCCCCGACGAGGTCGTCGCCGGGCTCAAGGACCTCGGCGCGCTCGGCATGAAGGTCGGCCCCGAGTACGGGGGTCTCGGCCTCACGCAGGTCTACTACAACAAGGCGCTCGCCATGGTGAGCAGCGCCAGCCCGGCCGTCGGCGCCCTGCTCTCCGCGCACCAGTCGATCGGGGTGCCGCAGCCGCTGAAGATGTTCGGCACCCAGGAGCAGAAGGACAAGTTCCTGCCGCGCTGTGCCCGCACCGACATCTCGGCCTTCCTGCTCACCGAGCCCGACGTCGGCTCCGACCCCGCGCGGCTGGCGACGACAGCGGTGCCGGACGGCGACGACTACGTTCTCGACGGCGTGAAGCTCTGGACGACGAACGGCGTCGTCGCGGACCTCCTCGTCGTCATGGCCCGCGTGCCGAAGTCCGAGGGCCACAGGGGCGGCATCACGGCCTTCGTCGTCGAGGGCGAGTCAGAGGGCGTCACCGTCGAGAACCGCAACACCTTCATGGGCCTGCGCGGCCTCGAGAACGGCGTCACCCGCCTCCACCAGGTGCGCGTCCCGGCGGCGAACCGCATCGGCAAGGAGGGCGAAGGACTCAAGATCGCCTTGACCACCCTCAACACCGGGCGCCTCTCGCTGCCGGCCACATGCGTGGGCGCCGGCAAGTGGTGCCTGAGGGTGGCCCGCGAGTGGGGCGAGGCGCGCGTGCAGTGGGGACGGCCCGTCGCCAAGCACGAGGCCGTCGGCAGCAAGATGTCGTTCATCGCCGCGACGACGTTCGCCTTGGAGGCCGTGCTCGACCTCTCCAGCCAGATGGCCGACGAGGAACGCAACGACATCCGGATCGAGGCCGCGCTGGCCAAGCTGTTCGGCAGCGAGATGGCGTGGACCATGGCCGACGAACTCGTCCAGATCCGCGGCGGACGCGGCTTCGAGACCGCGGAGTCCCTCGCCGCGCGCGGCGAACGCGGCGTACCCGCGGAGCAGTTGCTGCGCGATCTGCGCATCAACCGCATCTTCGAGGGCTCGACGGAGATCATGCATCTCCTCATCGCGCGCGAAGCCGTCGACGCCCACCTCTCGGTGGCCGGCGACCTGATCGACCCGGACAAGACCCTCTCCGACAAGGGCCGAGCGGCCATGGCCGCCGGCGGCTTCTACGCCCGCTGGCTGCCCAAACTCGTCGCCGGACCGGGCCAGTTGCCCGGCGCCTTCTCGGACTTCGGTGAACTCGCCGGGCATCTGCGCTACGTCGAGCGCACCTCGCGCAAGCTCGCCCGCTCCACGTTCTACGCCATGTCGCGCTGGCAGGGACGCATGGAGACCAAGCAGGGCTTCCTCGGGCGGATCGTGGACATCGGCGCCGAGCTGTTCGCGATGAGCGCGGCGTGCGTACGTGCGGAGAAGCTGCGGCGCGACGCGCTGAGCAGCGGCCCCGACGGCAAGGCGCCGTACCAGCTGGCGGACGCCTTCTGCAGGCAGTCGCGGATCCGGGTGGAGGAGCTGTTCGGGAGGCTGTGGCACAACACGGACGACCTGGACCGCAAGGTCGTGACCGGCATCCTCGACGGCGCCTACACGTGGCTGGAGGAGGGCGTCATCGACCCCTCGTCGGACGGCCCGTGGATCGCCGCGGCCGTACCGGGACCGTCGAAGAAGAAGGACGTCCACAGGCGGATCGGCTGA
- a CDS encoding phosphodiesterase → MFVFAHISDTHIGQDRGDGGARARERTERVLRCLEELPGELDAVILTGDVTDHGTPEEYAEAAKLLDGSRHAPLHCPGNHDARGPYRAALLDADPSDTSPVNRLVVLPGATFAMCDSSIPGRGDGYLDDGTLDWLDNALAGAPHDRPAFVCFHHPPVPLHGQYVDPIRQFGEQRLAAVVERHTHVAALLCGHSHTPAVTTFAGRPLVAAPGVVSTLKMPWEGEAGGPLDYDLPPMIAYHVHDDEGRLTTHFRVVP, encoded by the coding sequence TTGTTCGTCTTCGCACACATAAGTGACACACACATCGGACAGGACCGGGGCGACGGCGGCGCCCGGGCCCGGGAGCGCACCGAGCGGGTACTGCGCTGCCTGGAGGAGCTTCCCGGCGAGCTGGACGCAGTGATCCTCACCGGTGACGTCACCGATCACGGCACTCCGGAGGAGTACGCGGAGGCCGCGAAGCTGCTCGACGGCTCCAGGCACGCGCCGCTGCACTGCCCGGGCAACCACGACGCACGCGGGCCGTACCGCGCCGCCCTCCTGGACGCCGATCCGTCCGACACCTCACCCGTCAACCGCCTGGTCGTACTGCCCGGCGCCACCTTCGCCATGTGCGACTCCAGCATCCCGGGACGCGGCGACGGCTACCTCGACGACGGCACGCTGGACTGGCTCGACAACGCACTCGCCGGAGCACCGCACGACCGCCCGGCCTTCGTCTGCTTCCACCACCCTCCCGTGCCGCTGCACGGGCAATACGTCGATCCCATACGCCAGTTCGGGGAGCAGCGCCTCGCCGCCGTCGTCGAGCGGCACACACATGTGGCGGCGCTGCTGTGCGGACACAGCCACACGCCCGCCGTCACGACGTTCGCGGGCCGCCCGCTGGTCGCCGCGCCCGGCGTCGTCTCCACGCTGAAGATGCCGTGGGAGGGCGAGGCCGGAGGGCCGCTCGACTACGACCTGCCCCCGATGATCGCGTACCACGTCCACGACGACGAGGGCCGCCTGACGACCCACTTCCGGGTGGTGCCCTGA
- a CDS encoding phosphotriesterase family protein: MPVTSGIQGAGPLPVGAVRTVLGDVSGDRLGVCDAHAHLFIRTPALPGQELADADAAEAELSAFAEAGGQSAVQWTPYGMGRCTGALAELARRTGLHLVAATGLHQAVHYAAVRPGQLSPTDAEAADLAQLFVEELTRGVRGSVCGEGPRAGLIKVAGGFRGLDAHASRTMHAAAEAHHATGAPVAVHLEGGTAAHDVLDLLCERGGVPPHRVLLGHLGRFPDLSLHRDVARRDAWLVFDGPSHVQHATDARLTECLLSLVDHGCGERIMLGSDTTTAEARRAPGMRHLPAVLRPRLARELGTEAAERIFVSNPARALAAEWKD; the protein is encoded by the coding sequence ATGCCCGTGACCAGTGGGATCCAAGGGGCCGGACCGCTGCCCGTGGGTGCCGTCCGCACCGTTCTCGGTGATGTCTCGGGCGACCGGCTCGGCGTGTGCGACGCGCACGCCCATCTCTTCATCCGCACCCCGGCGCTGCCCGGCCAGGAGCTGGCCGACGCGGACGCCGCCGAGGCCGAGTTGAGCGCGTTCGCGGAGGCGGGCGGGCAGTCGGCCGTGCAGTGGACCCCGTACGGGATGGGTCGTTGCACGGGCGCGCTGGCCGAGCTCGCCCGGCGCACCGGGCTGCATCTGGTCGCCGCGACGGGCCTGCACCAAGCCGTGCACTACGCGGCTGTCCGCCCGGGACAGCTCAGCCCGACGGACGCCGAGGCAGCCGACCTCGCACAGCTCTTCGTCGAGGAGCTGACCCGCGGAGTGCGCGGCAGCGTCTGCGGGGAGGGACCGCGCGCCGGACTGATCAAGGTGGCGGGCGGGTTCCGCGGCCTGGACGCGCACGCGTCCCGCACCATGCACGCCGCGGCCGAGGCACACCACGCCACCGGCGCGCCCGTCGCCGTGCACCTCGAAGGCGGCACAGCCGCGCACGACGTGCTCGACCTGCTCTGCGAACGGGGCGGCGTGCCGCCGCACCGCGTACTGCTGGGCCACCTCGGCCGCTTCCCGGACCTCTCGCTCCACCGGGACGTCGCGCGACGCGATGCCTGGCTCGTCTTCGACGGCCCGTCCCACGTGCAGCACGCGACGGACGCGCGGCTGACGGAGTGCCTCCTTTCGCTCGTCGACCACGGGTGCGGGGAACGGATCATGCTCGGGTCCGACACCACGACGGCGGAGGCCCGCCGCGCTCCGGGTATGCGCCACCTGCCGGCGGTGCTCAGGCCGCGCCTCGCCCGTGAGCTGGGCACGGAGGCCGCCGAGCGGATATTCGTAAGCAACCCTGCCCGCGCTCTCGCGGCCGAGTGGAAGGACTGA
- a CDS encoding nuclear transport factor 2 family protein, with protein sequence MHVEPGEDAVDTFLAAFNAPNQAYVTELLSRALTQDVLFWGPLGRSTGVEAVENFINELRAHPDGPGKVSRTTVVDAPGEWARYSWSYHNGAGQLLLTGTDMVHLRDERIDQMVVFAGDLAAI encoded by the coding sequence ATGCACGTCGAACCCGGCGAAGACGCTGTAGACACCTTCCTTGCCGCCTTCAATGCCCCGAACCAGGCCTATGTGACCGAGTTGCTCTCGCGCGCACTCACGCAGGACGTCCTCTTCTGGGGGCCGCTGGGGCGCAGCACCGGGGTGGAGGCGGTGGAGAACTTCATCAACGAACTCCGCGCGCATCCCGACGGCCCGGGAAAGGTGTCGCGGACCACGGTGGTCGACGCCCCCGGCGAGTGGGCGCGCTACAGCTGGAGTTACCACAACGGAGCAGGTCAACTGCTGCTGACGGGAACCGACATGGTGCACCTGCGTGACGAACGCATCGACCAGATGGTCGTCTTCGCCGGGGACCTCGCGGCGATCTGA
- a CDS encoding aldehyde dehydrogenase family protein: MTTATSPHAFWLAGREATGDDTLDVTSPWDGRVVGSISLPTADQVEEAVAAAAAVADEFSATPAHVRAAALDHVTARVRERSEEIATLISSENGKPMKWARGEVGRCVSVFRWAADEARRFNSGEAQRLDSDAGGTGRLAYTRRFPFGPVLGIAPFNFPLNLCAHKVAPALAVGTPIILKPAPATPLSGLLIGELLAETDLPAGSWSVLPVPNDRMPELVQDERLPIISFTGSAPVGWSILDSAPRKRVTLELGGNGAAIVLGDYSSEDDLDWAAQRIATFSNYQAGQSCISVQRVIADSSVYDRLVPRIVTAVEALRTGDPADPATDVGPLVSEDAAKRVESWVEEAVSGGAKLLAGGKREGATYAPTVLEDVGPDTQIGCEEVFGPVMSLTKVEGEDEAFAVANNSKYGLQAGLFTHDIQAAFRAHRSLEMGGVIVGDVPSYRADQMPYGGAKQSGVGREGVRFAMEDYTYERVMVLTGLDL; this comes from the coding sequence GTGACGACAGCGACTTCCCCGCACGCGTTCTGGCTCGCAGGCCGCGAGGCCACGGGCGACGACACGCTCGATGTCACCTCGCCCTGGGACGGCAGGGTCGTGGGAAGCATCAGCCTTCCCACGGCGGACCAGGTCGAGGAGGCCGTGGCCGCGGCCGCAGCCGTCGCCGACGAGTTCTCGGCGACCCCCGCGCACGTACGCGCCGCCGCCCTGGACCACGTCACGGCCCGCGTCCGCGAGCGGTCCGAGGAGATCGCGACCCTGATCTCGTCGGAGAACGGCAAGCCCATGAAGTGGGCGCGCGGCGAGGTCGGCCGGTGCGTCTCCGTCTTCCGCTGGGCCGCCGACGAGGCGCGCCGCTTCAACAGCGGCGAGGCTCAGCGGCTCGACTCCGACGCGGGCGGCACGGGACGCCTCGCTTACACCCGGCGCTTCCCGTTCGGACCGGTGCTCGGCATCGCGCCCTTCAACTTCCCGCTCAACCTGTGCGCCCACAAGGTGGCCCCCGCGCTGGCCGTCGGGACGCCGATCATCCTCAAGCCCGCACCGGCCACGCCGCTGTCCGGGCTGCTGATCGGTGAGCTGCTGGCGGAGACGGACCTGCCCGCCGGCTCGTGGTCCGTGCTGCCCGTGCCCAACGACCGGATGCCCGAGCTGGTGCAGGACGAGCGGCTGCCCATCATCTCCTTCACCGGCTCCGCGCCCGTCGGCTGGTCCATCCTCGACTCCGCCCCGCGCAAGCGCGTCACCCTCGAACTCGGCGGCAACGGCGCGGCGATCGTGCTGGGCGACTACTCCTCCGAGGACGACCTGGACTGGGCGGCGCAGCGCATCGCGACGTTCTCCAACTACCAGGCCGGCCAGTCCTGCATCTCCGTGCAGCGCGTGATCGCCGACTCCTCGGTCTACGACCGTCTCGTGCCGAGGATCGTCACGGCGGTCGAGGCTCTGCGCACCGGCGACCCCGCCGACCCGGCCACCGACGTCGGGCCACTGGTGAGCGAGGACGCGGCCAAGCGCGTCGAGTCCTGGGTCGAGGAGGCCGTCTCGGGTGGCGCGAAGCTGCTGGCGGGCGGCAAGCGCGAGGGTGCGACGTACGCACCGACCGTGCTGGAGGACGTGGGCCCCGACACGCAGATCGGCTGCGAGGAGGTCTTCGGGCCGGTCATGTCGCTGACGAAGGTGGAGGGCGAGGACGAGGCGTTCGCCGTCGCCAACAACTCCAAGTACGGCCTCCAGGCAGGCCTGTTCACGCACGACATCCAGGCCGCCTTCCGTGCCCACCGGTCGCTGGAGATGGGCGGCGTGATCGTCGGCGACGTCCCCTCCTACCGTGCCGACCAGATGCCGTACGGCGGCGCGAAGCAGTCGGGCGTGGGCCGTGAGGGCGTCCGCTTCGCGATGGAGGACTACACCTACGAGCGCGTGATGGTGCTGACGGGCCTGGATCTGTAG